The window GAGATGTGGCATCGGTTGAAGCAGCAATAATTGATGTCATGCAGACTTTGTGTACAAAGATGGGGTTTACTCCTACAGAGATGACCAAAACGTAAAATTCCAACGTATATATTAAGAAATACGCTTGGAATTTTTTGTATTGTATTAGGAGTGTATATAAATGGAGCAAGAAAAAAGGAATCGAATCATACTTATAGGTCCGGTTTCCTCAGGCAAGACGACTCTATCTCAAAGGATTACAAACCGTGAGATAGTTGATAATAAAACGCAAGCTTTGAGTTTGATAGACGACTT of the Synergistaceae bacterium genome contains:
- a CDS encoding ethanolamine utilization protein EutP codes for the protein MEQEKRNRIILIGPVSSGKTTLSQRITNREIVDNKTQALSLIDD